One genomic segment of Halococcus sediminicola includes these proteins:
- a CDS encoding helix-turn-helix domain-containing protein — protein sequence MEPTCRQPTESGDGEEEITSFTMEFTIKPPTHQELLREVPGVQLTLEQIVACDPETVSASFWATCSGPESYEVVLRQSDLVRNVTVLNAQADERTLYQVHLPATETTYWSWASLGGILLEGEGTQSGWTLRMRCPDREALTAYRKHCKERGIDFGLESLNRGASPEKSQLTAPQSSLLKAAIEGGYFDIPRNITMNELATQFDISNQAASERLRRALSNILTSHSLNSEGIPS from the coding sequence ATGGAACCGACCTGCAGACAGCCGACCGAATCAGGAGATGGAGAGGAAGAAATCACGAGTTTCACCATGGAATTCACGATCAAACCACCAACCCATCAAGAGCTGCTGAGAGAGGTTCCCGGCGTACAACTCACACTCGAACAGATAGTAGCCTGTGACCCGGAAACCGTCTCGGCATCGTTCTGGGCGACATGTAGTGGTCCCGAGAGCTACGAGGTCGTGCTTCGACAATCCGATTTGGTGAGAAACGTAACCGTGCTAAACGCACAAGCTGATGAGCGAACGCTCTACCAAGTACATCTTCCCGCCACAGAGACTACTTACTGGTCATGGGCTAGTCTCGGAGGTATCCTCCTTGAAGGGGAAGGTACGCAAAGCGGATGGACACTTCGGATGCGGTGCCCGGACCGCGAGGCGTTGACCGCCTATCGTAAGCATTGCAAAGAACGAGGCATCGACTTCGGATTAGAGAGCCTCAACAGGGGTGCATCTCCTGAAAAGAGCCAATTGACTGCACCACAGTCCAGCTTGCTCAAAGCAGCTATCGAAGGCGGCTACTTTGATATTCCACGCAATATCACAATGAATGAACTCGCCACACAGTTCGACATCTCCAATCAAGCTGCCTCCGAACGCTTGCGACGCGCGCTCTCAAATATCCTCACGAGCCATTCTTTAAACAGCGAGGGAATCCCGTCCTGA
- a CDS encoding ABC transporter permease, giving the protein MSFRWQLVRRTVFAIVAIYLVLTVTFGFVTLTGDPNQGAIAWEAATTQGEDAAQAALAEYREARNLDDPLAERYVRWLVDMTTLDWGTSFSQNAPVTALIAKALPQTLAYVVPAMGFALVGGIGIGLYSATQQGTILARIGAGVAYIGLGVPNFWLAGILLFVFTVPLGQYGEATIAYWPVLKTVVLPSLVLGTSLLAGQARYARAESSEYVNAEFVKLLRAKGASGWAVARHLLRNAAIPLLSLFFADLLIILALNIYVIEVVFGIPGLGQLSYGAIQNRDLPLILGTTLVLVFFGIGGNLFQDIAYRMIDPRIEATSSE; this is encoded by the coding sequence ATGAGTTTTCGGTGGCAACTCGTCCGCCGCACCGTTTTCGCGATCGTTGCCATCTATCTGGTTCTGACTGTCACGTTCGGATTCGTCACGCTTACGGGCGATCCGAATCAGGGGGCCATCGCTTGGGAAGCGGCCACAACGCAGGGAGAGGATGCGGCCCAAGCAGCGCTCGCTGAGTACCGCGAGGCAAGAAATCTCGACGACCCGCTGGCCGAGCGGTACGTGCGCTGGCTCGTCGATATGACAACGCTCGACTGGGGCACGTCGTTCAGTCAGAATGCACCGGTAACAGCGCTGATAGCGAAGGCGTTGCCGCAGACGCTGGCGTATGTCGTTCCCGCGATGGGATTCGCGCTCGTCGGCGGTATCGGTATCGGGCTGTATTCGGCGACTCAGCAGGGGACGATTCTCGCCCGTATAGGAGCTGGAGTCGCGTACATTGGTCTCGGTGTCCCGAACTTCTGGCTCGCCGGGATACTGCTGTTCGTGTTTACTGTGCCGCTCGGCCAGTACGGCGAGGCGACTATCGCATACTGGCCGGTACTCAAGACCGTTGTCCTCCCAAGTCTAGTGTTGGGCACCAGCTTGCTGGCTGGTCAGGCCCGCTACGCGCGGGCTGAATCCAGCGAGTACGTCAACGCTGAGTTCGTGAAACTCCTGCGCGCGAAAGGCGCAAGTGGATGGGCCGTTGCCCGCCATCTTCTCCGCAACGCGGCGATTCCGCTGCTCTCGCTGTTTTTCGCCGACCTGCTCATCATACTGGCGCTCAACATCTACGTCATCGAGGTCGTGTTTGGGATTCCGGGCCTCGGGCAGTTGAGCTATGGGGCGATTCAAAACCGGGATTTGCCTCTCATCCTCGGGACGACACTAGTGCTCGTCTTTTTCGGTATCGGTGGCAATCTTTTTCAGGATATCGCATACCGGATGATCGACCCGCGAATCGAGGCAACGAGTAGCGAGTGA
- a CDS encoding ABC transporter permease: MSRRTAVFLFSIGVLGVLFCYDRFVVPSNEPTLGTRGVFNWDVTQLDWLFVLSLLALISYIVVPLAQNRQQTKQYWLRLRSNRLAVGSLLYLAGFLVVGTAGPLVLGKPEVDVLAKYQPPMFFTTDAGSVALNCIGEVTQAGTDSRCHGTLQYPLGTTRSGGDMLTVAVAGMRVSLQVALITSVIIIPIATAVGTLAGYVGGLVDELLMRYVDVQQAVPAFLVYLILTFVLGRSLFLIVLVFGLLSWGGVARLVRSETLQRREEGYVMAAENAGVGRLQILRRHLLPNVSNTIITATTHLIPLLILAEAALAFLELGVIALPSWGQTVARGFQGDYFLQAWWVWLLPLLLLIGTVVSFSVLGDALRDVLDPRGEP, encoded by the coding sequence GTGAGCCGACGAACAGCTGTATTCCTTTTTTCGATTGGAGTTCTGGGTGTGCTCTTTTGCTACGATCGGTTTGTCGTTCCGAGTAATGAACCGACGCTCGGAACACGAGGCGTCTTCAACTGGGATGTCACCCAACTCGACTGGCTGTTCGTCCTTTCGCTGCTCGCACTCATCTCGTATATCGTTGTTCCGTTGGCTCAGAATCGCCAGCAAACCAAGCAGTACTGGCTGCGTCTTCGGTCGAACAGGCTTGCTGTCGGAAGCCTCCTGTATCTGGCTGGATTTCTCGTCGTCGGCACGGCTGGCCCGCTCGTCCTTGGGAAGCCGGAGGTTGACGTCCTCGCCAAATACCAGCCACCGATGTTCTTCACGACCGATGCAGGAAGCGTCGCCTTGAACTGCATCGGCGAGGTGACACAGGCTGGAACGGATAGCCGGTGTCACGGCACTCTGCAGTATCCACTCGGAACGACGAGAAGCGGCGGCGATATGCTCACGGTCGCGGTTGCCGGAATGCGGGTAAGCCTGCAAGTCGCGTTGATCACCTCGGTGATCATCATTCCCATCGCAACAGCCGTCGGAACGCTCGCCGGCTACGTGGGTGGACTCGTCGACGAACTGCTGATGCGATACGTCGACGTTCAGCAAGCTGTGCCAGCGTTTCTCGTCTATCTCATCCTGACGTTCGTTCTCGGCCGGAGTCTGTTCCTCATCGTCCTCGTTTTTGGACTACTGAGCTGGGGTGGGGTTGCCCGACTCGTCCGGAGCGAAACGCTCCAGCGACGGGAGGAGGGATACGTCATGGCGGCCGAAAACGCCGGTGTGGGCCGTCTTCAAATCCTTCGGCGACATCTCCTTCCGAACGTATCGAATACCATTATCACGGCTACGACCCATCTGATTCCATTACTAATTCTCGCCGAGGCGGCCCTTGCGTTCCTGGAGTTGGGTGTCATCGCCCTGCCGTCGTGGGGACAGACGGTTGCTCGGGGATTCCAAGGCGACTATTTCCTGCAAGCGTGGTGGGTGTGGCTGCTACCGCTGCTCCTGTTGATCGGGACCGTCGTTTCGTTTAGCGTTCTCGGTGATGCGCTACGCGACGTGCTCGACCCGCGGGGGGAACCATGA
- a CDS encoding ABC transporter ATP-binding protein, which produces MTDPLLSVHDLRTHFQTSEGTVRAVDGIDFDIHSGETVCLVGESGSGKTVACESITRLVPTPPGDITGAIRFDGGDLTEMRTKTLRRYRGDRIAHIFQNPQDALDPVYTVGTQLAEAIQFHRDESKSTVQQRAVELLDRVGIPEATSRIDEYPHEFSGGMKQRVVIAMALAADPDMLIADEPTTALDVTTQARILDLLNELKRERDMAILFVTHDLGVVAEMADRVLVLYAGKVMERGHVYDVFESPAHPYTQALFRSLPRRNTQPEPIGGTLPSLVDPPDGCRFHPRCPHAIGDCTAGSQPPLEAVSDDSDRGASCVFYDDDHDQSVVDEEVRTSATMGGARSDRQVESERIDGSNQ; this is translated from the coding sequence ATGACCGACCCGCTTCTCTCGGTACACGACCTTCGAACCCACTTTCAGACGAGCGAGGGCACCGTCCGAGCGGTCGATGGCATCGATTTCGATATCCATTCGGGCGAGACGGTCTGTCTGGTTGGCGAGAGCGGTTCGGGGAAAACCGTGGCTTGCGAGTCGATCACCAGGCTAGTCCCGACGCCGCCGGGCGATATTACCGGAGCGATACGCTTCGACGGCGGTGATCTCACCGAAATGCGGACGAAAACCCTCCGACGATACCGCGGCGACCGTATCGCTCATATCTTCCAGAACCCGCAGGACGCACTCGATCCCGTATATACCGTTGGAACACAGCTTGCCGAAGCGATCCAGTTCCACCGTGACGAGTCGAAGTCAACGGTACAACAGCGCGCCGTCGAACTACTCGACCGGGTCGGTATTCCGGAGGCGACATCCCGTATCGACGAATATCCCCACGAGTTCTCCGGCGGGATGAAGCAGCGCGTCGTAATTGCGATGGCGCTCGCCGCCGACCCCGACATGCTCATTGCCGACGAACCGACGACGGCACTCGACGTCACGACGCAGGCGCGTATCCTCGACCTACTGAACGAACTCAAACGCGAACGCGATATGGCGATTCTGTTCGTCACCCACGACCTCGGAGTGGTCGCAGAGATGGCCGACCGTGTGCTCGTCCTCTATGCGGGGAAAGTGATGGAACGTGGGCACGTCTACGACGTATTCGAGAGCCCAGCCCATCCCTATACGCAAGCACTATTTCGGTCGCTCCCGCGTCGAAACACCCAGCCCGAGCCCATCGGTGGAACGCTTCCCAGTTTGGTTGACCCGCCCGATGGCTGTCGGTTCCACCCGCGCTGCCCGCACGCAATCGGAGACTGTACGGCGGGGAGTCAGCCGCCGCTCGAAGCGGTCAGCGACGACTCTGACCGGGGGGCCTCATGCGTGTTTTACGATGACGACCACGACCAATCCGTCGTCGATGAGGAGGTCCGTACGAGTGCGACAATGGGTGGTGCACGAAGCGACCGTCAAGTCGAATCCGAGCGAATCGACGGGAGCAATCAATGA
- a CDS encoding ABC transporter ATP-binding protein yields MTDEPLLSVCGLKKHYPITEGLLNRETGRVRAVDGIDFDIHRGETLGLVGESGCGKSTAARVLLRLEEPTAGTVAIDGENIGEYDRTALKRLRRHVQMVFQDPSSTFDPRLTIGEAVAEPLTTHGLRDSERRREVVEGALERVGLSGGDYNRYPHEFSGGQKQRIALARALVLNPDLLVADEPVSALDVSVQAEILGLLSDLQREFDLSMLVISHDMGIVNQVCDRIAVMYLGEIVEIGPTSEVFDDPQHPYTRSLLSSVPTLDPYARGQAGGLSGDVPDPADPPSGCRFHTRCPAVIQPEEYTFEQEHWRSVLDLRVDVTNGRIDLDTHREVLVAEGEAATTEQVTDEQLRTAFRQEYDIPVSVADDDAEATLSAALDEIVAGDVDAAESRLTREFASVCEQEHPAPQETDAGHPAACHLHDEMKRTAIADSSLPID; encoded by the coding sequence ATGACCGACGAACCGCTGCTTTCGGTCTGCGGGCTGAAAAAGCATTACCCGATCACCGAAGGCCTCCTCAACCGCGAGACCGGGCGCGTACGCGCCGTCGATGGTATCGACTTCGACATCCATCGCGGCGAAACGCTCGGACTCGTCGGCGAGTCCGGTTGCGGGAAATCGACCGCGGCGAGAGTACTGCTTCGACTCGAAGAGCCAACCGCTGGGACGGTTGCGATCGATGGCGAGAACATCGGCGAGTACGACCGAACTGCCCTCAAGCGACTACGCCGGCACGTCCAGATGGTCTTTCAGGACCCGTCATCGACGTTCGACCCGCGGCTGACCATCGGCGAAGCAGTCGCCGAACCCCTAACAACGCATGGATTGCGCGATTCCGAGCGCCGTCGAGAGGTAGTCGAGGGCGCGCTCGAACGTGTCGGACTATCCGGAGGAGATTACAACCGCTATCCCCACGAGTTCTCCGGTGGGCAGAAACAGCGCATTGCGCTCGCGCGAGCGTTGGTACTGAATCCCGATCTCCTCGTGGCTGACGAACCCGTGAGCGCGCTCGATGTCTCGGTGCAGGCCGAAATTCTCGGACTGCTTTCGGACCTACAGCGGGAGTTCGACCTCTCGATGCTCGTCATCAGCCACGACATGGGTATCGTCAATCAGGTCTGTGACCGGATCGCGGTAATGTATCTCGGCGAAATCGTCGAAATCGGACCGACAAGCGAGGTATTCGATGACCCTCAGCACCCCTACACGCGGTCGCTACTCTCGTCGGTGCCCACATTGGACCCATACGCGCGCGGACAGGCCGGCGGACTCTCCGGCGATGTCCCGGACCCGGCGGACCCACCAAGCGGCTGTCGGTTCCATACGCGCTGTCCCGCGGTGATTCAGCCGGAGGAGTACACTTTCGAGCAGGAGCACTGGCGGAGTGTGTTGGATTTGCGTGTAGACGTGACGAACGGGCGAATCGACCTCGATACCCACCGGGAGGTCCTCGTCGCGGAGGGTGAGGCCGCAACCACCGAGCAAGTGACAGACGAGCAGTTGCGGACGGCATTTCGTCAGGAGTACGATATTCCGGTCTCGGTGGCTGATGATGACGCCGAAGCAACCCTCTCAGCAGCTCTCGACGAGATTGTGGCTGGCGATGTGGATGCTGCTGAGAGCCGCCTCACCAGAGAATTTGCATCCGTCTGTGAACAAGAGCACCCAGCACCACAGGAAACGGATGCGGGCCATCCGGCAGCGTGCCACCTTCACGATGAAATGAAGAGGACAGCAATAGCCGACTCATCTCTACCTATAGATTGA
- a CDS encoding FAD-binding domain-containing protein, with the protein MLSVRQIYQAGIERGGAERARDLFESRLYWNRHFRQKLADNPTLTKEAVNPVLRGLYADSDERDSELITAWKEGQTGFPMVDASMRALTETGWLNFRMRAMVASFFGYILKQWWRIGADFMYYHLIDADPAINYAQWQMQCGLVGCHPNRIYNPWKQARENDPTGEFIREYVPELRDLPEEFLARSERAPIHVQHECGVTIGNVSDADYPYPIVDFEREATIAREQFSQFADQARAALDDPETRRRASLSQDRRRHMSNEAENKSVEDGQSIDEQSQRRLADF; encoded by the coding sequence GTGCTCTCGGTTCGGCAGATCTATCAGGCGGGCATCGAACGTGGCGGAGCCGAGCGCGCCCGTGACCTCTTCGAATCGCGATTGTACTGGAACCGCCATTTCCGCCAGAAGCTTGCTGACAACCCCACACTCACAAAAGAAGCCGTCAACCCTGTACTCCGGGGACTCTATGCGGATAGCGACGAGCGTGATTCGGAACTCATCACCGCGTGGAAGGAGGGACAGACTGGATTTCCGATGGTCGATGCATCGATGCGCGCCCTCACTGAAACCGGCTGGCTGAACTTCCGAATGCGGGCGATGGTCGCCTCGTTTTTCGGCTACATCTTGAAACAATGGTGGCGCATCGGTGCAGATTTCATGTACTACCATCTGATCGACGCAGATCCAGCGATCAACTACGCTCAGTGGCAGATGCAATGTGGCCTTGTTGGCTGCCACCCGAATCGGATCTACAATCCGTGGAAACAAGCTCGCGAGAACGATCCCACTGGCGAGTTTATCCGCGAGTACGTTCCCGAACTTCGCGATCTTCCCGAGGAGTTCCTCGCTCGCTCCGAGCGAGCGCCGATTCACGTCCAGCACGAGTGCGGCGTCACAATTGGCAATGTATCAGATGCTGACTACCCCTATCCAATTGTTGACTTTGAACGTGAGGCAACTATAGCTCGCGAGCAGTTCAGCCAGTTCGCTGACCAGGCTCGCGCGGCACTTGATGATCCCGAGACCCGTCGCCGCGCGTCGCTTTCCCAAGACCGTCGCCGACACATGAGCAATGAAGCCGAAAACAAGAGCGTAGAAGACGGACAGTCAATTGATGAGCAAAGTCAGCGCCGTTTGGCAGACTTCTGA
- a CDS encoding SWIM zinc finger family protein, whose translation MSTSTSYDEALATQPFKHAIDKRDRRALTERLTVIEYGPDIYQVYSEEGIEYLVDIRTPSCTCPDFMYREADCKHIRRARIEAGSRDLDSLDEEVQEALGKLDEHIANLAAQRAELVSLQRDLNRFKESKSPSP comes from the coding sequence ATGAGTACATCCACATCGTACGACGAAGCGCTCGCAACGCAACCGTTCAAACACGCAATCGACAAGCGCGACCGCCGGGCACTCACCGAACGGCTGACTGTCATCGAATACGGCCCGGATATCTACCAAGTCTACAGTGAAGAGGGAATCGAGTATCTCGTCGATATCCGAACGCCCTCCTGTACGTGTCCGGACTTCATGTATCGGGAAGCGGATTGCAAGCACATTCGCCGCGCCCGCATCGAAGCCGGCAGCCGTGACCTCGACTCGCTCGATGAGGAGGTTCAGGAGGCCCTCGGTAAGCTTGATGAACACATCGCTAATCTCGCAGCCCAGCGCGCCGAACTCGTCAGCCTCCAGCGCGATCTCAACCGATTCAAAGAGAGTAAATCTCCCTCACCGTGA
- the radA gene encoding DNA repair and recombination protein RadA, with protein MAATIDFESLPGVGPATADKLIDSGFDSYQGIAVASPGELSNTADIGESTAADIITAARDEADIGGFESGTDVLSRRNEIGKLGWRVDKVDELLGGGVETQSITEVYGEFGVGKSQITHQLAVNVQLPTEHGGLEGRAVFIDTEDCFRPERIGQMVRGLPDEVLAATMNQRAIDGGPTDEAAMDALLESVLERIHVAKAFNSNHQMLLAEKAQDIAAEYEGSEWPVQAVCVDSLTAHFRAEYVGRGELAQRQQKLNRHLHDLSRLADLYNTAVLVTNQVQSNPDSYFGDPTKPIGGNILGHKSTVRLYLKNSKGTKRIVRLVDAPSLPDGEAVMRVETEGLMPE; from the coding sequence ATGGCAGCAACCATAGACTTCGAGAGCCTCCCGGGGGTTGGGCCAGCGACCGCTGACAAACTCATCGATTCGGGCTTCGACTCCTATCAGGGCATCGCGGTCGCTAGTCCCGGTGAGCTTTCGAACACAGCTGACATCGGCGAAAGCACTGCAGCGGACATCATTACCGCCGCTCGTGATGAAGCTGACATTGGTGGATTCGAAAGCGGAACGGACGTTCTCAGCCGCCGTAACGAGATCGGTAAGCTCGGCTGGCGGGTCGACAAAGTTGATGAACTTCTTGGCGGTGGTGTCGAAACGCAGTCGATCACCGAAGTCTACGGCGAATTCGGGGTCGGCAAATCCCAAATAACCCACCAACTCGCAGTAAATGTCCAACTCCCGACCGAGCACGGTGGACTTGAGGGACGCGCAGTGTTCATCGATACCGAGGACTGCTTCCGTCCCGAACGCATCGGGCAGATGGTTCGTGGGCTCCCCGATGAGGTGCTCGCCGCGACGATGAACCAGCGAGCCATCGACGGTGGGCCGACCGACGAGGCAGCGATGGATGCGCTGCTCGAATCCGTCCTCGAGCGGATTCACGTGGCTAAAGCGTTCAACTCGAACCATCAGATGCTCCTCGCCGAGAAGGCCCAAGACATCGCTGCCGAGTACGAGGGTTCGGAGTGGCCAGTGCAGGCGGTCTGCGTCGATTCGCTGACCGCCCACTTTCGCGCGGAGTACGTCGGCCGTGGCGAGCTCGCCCAGCGCCAGCAGAAGCTCAACCGCCATCTCCACGACCTCTCGCGGTTGGCCGACCTCTACAATACCGCAGTACTGGTGACGAATCAGGTCCAGAGCAACCCCGATTCGTACTTCGGCGATCCCACCAAGCCCATCGGTGGAAATATCCTCGGCCACAAGTCGACCGTTCGCCTGTATCTCAAGAACTCGAAGGGCACGAAACGTATCGTTCGACTCGTCGACGCTCCGAGCCTCCCTGACGGCGAGGCGGTGATGCGGGTCGAGACTGAGGGACTGATGCCTGAATGA
- a CDS encoding universal stress protein: MYENILLPFDDSEGAAEVLHHASEIAHWANATIHVLYVADIKRDSVTVVEGHTVDALVQEGEDIVDEAAKTLETLGVSYETDVVQGNPAPTVVDYAQRYDQDLIVMPTHGREGISRYLIGSVSEKVVRLSSTPVLTVRMQPDEQLTFPYESILLPTDGSTAATHAAKYLTRLAAALDATVHVLSVVEDSTFGPDVRSADFGKETKQAAADAVETVVSEAETCGVANTVRHIEHGSPVEEILDSIESNDIHAVGMGTTGKRGTDRILLGSVAEKTVRSAPVPVITVTQPE; this comes from the coding sequence ATGTATGAGAATATCCTGCTCCCGTTCGACGATAGCGAGGGCGCAGCGGAGGTACTCCATCACGCCAGCGAGATCGCCCACTGGGCCAACGCGACTATCCACGTGCTTTACGTCGCCGACATAAAGCGTGACAGTGTTACGGTGGTCGAGGGCCATACTGTCGATGCCCTGGTGCAGGAGGGTGAGGACATCGTCGACGAGGCCGCGAAAACACTAGAGACGCTCGGAGTTTCGTACGAGACGGATGTCGTCCAAGGTAATCCCGCCCCGACGGTCGTCGACTACGCCCAGCGATACGACCAAGATTTGATCGTGATGCCAACCCACGGCCGTGAAGGGATTTCACGATACCTCATCGGAAGCGTTTCGGAGAAGGTCGTTCGTCTCTCGTCAACTCCCGTGCTCACAGTCCGCATGCAACCCGATGAACAATTGACGTTCCCCTATGAGAGCATCCTCCTCCCAACTGATGGGAGTACTGCGGCGACGCACGCCGCGAAGTATCTTACCCGGCTTGCGGCAGCCCTAGATGCAACTGTGCATGTGCTGTCCGTCGTCGAAGACTCCACGTTCGGGCCGGACGTCCGGTCGGCGGATTTCGGGAAAGAAACCAAACAAGCCGCAGCCGACGCCGTAGAGACCGTCGTCTCTGAGGCCGAAACGTGTGGGGTGGCCAATACCGTCCGTCATATCGAACACGGGTCGCCCGTCGAGGAAATTCTCGACAGTATCGAATCGAACGACATACACGCCGTTGGAATGGGAACGACAGGAAAGCGTGGCACGGATCGTATTTTGCTCGGTAGTGTGGCTGAAAAGACTGTTCGCTCGGCACCAGTTCCCGTCATAACTGTCACCCAGCCAGAGTAA
- a CDS encoding Cdc6/Cdc18 family protein — translation MVDTDDIFGGGDIFNRRELLRVGHVPGLDRVVGRDSEVTEMGQALGPGTRGGPPDSVIIYGKTGTGKSLVSRCTTREAQRKAEENGVVLRHAYIDCSDYTTETQASRELTYQLGQNVEADRDVPRKGIGAATYRDIAWEILNEYKVDAFVAILDEIDKLDDDELLRSLSRAKESGKADCHIGVICISNKVEYKERLDERIHSSLQDNELIFNPYDPEQLRAILDSRRAAFQSGVLEDGVIPKTAALAGREHGDARKAVDMLYEAGRLAEKETASTVTESHIDAALTRAEVNRVKQLISGSPPHVKYILQALALLTKSQNSTAFRTSAIYDFYQRLIDREGMDTISQDRVYRLLKEQAFLGLLEANHTGGGDYEGAYLEHTLITEPEVVLEALEDSSELTPRTE, via the coding sequence ATGGTTGACACTGACGACATCTTTGGTGGAGGAGATATCTTCAACCGCCGCGAGCTTCTTCGGGTAGGGCATGTACCTGGACTGGATCGAGTCGTAGGACGAGATAGCGAAGTCACTGAGATGGGACAAGCTCTCGGTCCAGGAACTCGCGGAGGGCCTCCTGATTCAGTGATTATATATGGAAAAACAGGAACTGGTAAATCACTCGTATCACGGTGCACAACACGGGAAGCTCAGCGAAAAGCAGAAGAAAACGGAGTTGTCCTCCGACACGCCTACATAGATTGCTCTGATTACACAACCGAGACACAAGCAAGTCGAGAATTGACATACCAGCTTGGACAAAACGTCGAGGCAGATCGAGATGTCCCGCGAAAAGGGATCGGAGCAGCTACCTATCGAGACATTGCTTGGGAAATCCTCAATGAGTACAAGGTGGACGCGTTTGTCGCTATTCTCGATGAAATTGATAAGCTAGACGATGATGAGCTCCTTCGTAGTCTCTCTCGAGCCAAAGAAAGCGGGAAAGCAGACTGCCATATTGGTGTAATTTGTATCAGCAACAAAGTTGAGTACAAAGAGCGACTCGACGAGCGGATTCACTCGAGTCTGCAGGACAACGAACTCATCTTCAACCCTTATGACCCAGAGCAACTTCGGGCAATTCTAGACAGTCGTCGTGCAGCATTCCAGAGCGGTGTTTTAGAAGATGGCGTGATACCAAAAACTGCAGCTCTCGCCGGACGAGAGCATGGAGATGCACGAAAAGCAGTCGACATGCTCTACGAAGCTGGACGGCTCGCAGAAAAGGAGACAGCATCGACAGTAACCGAATCTCATATCGACGCAGCATTGACGAGAGCTGAGGTCAACCGAGTGAAACAGCTCATCAGTGGTTCTCCACCTCATGTGAAATACATCCTCCAAGCACTGGCGCTACTTACTAAAAGTCAGAACAGCACAGCCTTTCGAACTTCAGCGATTTACGACTTCTATCAGCGTCTCATAGATCGGGAGGGAATGGATACAATCTCACAGGACCGTGTTTATCGACTTCTGAAAGAGCAAGCATTTCTCGGCCTCTTGGAAGCGAACCATACAGGAGGGGGAGATTACGAGGGAGCTTATCTCGAACACACACTCATCACCGAGCCGGAAGTCGTCCTGGAGGCTCTTGAGGACTCCTCTGAGCTCACACCTCGTACCGAGTGA